A genome region from Lentimicrobiaceae bacterium includes the following:
- a CDS encoding T9SS type A sorting domain-containing protein encodes MKTFTLLKARLRNMMKLTLLLLLTITGYTATAQDFWEQVDSCGGGSIFDILVDPQGRIYLIHYDVNGGVYRSDDNGLTWQAKNNGLPNPTVMSITFKQDSTIFIAANYGVYRSRDLGESWQWMYDASQQSWQYSTIEFGYDSVLLVSGGRENGILRSTDDGETWEVVLNLYNDDYWEYVTYILFGPNNVIYACSRFTNNWSNENPKVYYSTDFGKTWAVLLDPQEPAGFITLTFNNAGKLMVGAFDAIYTYDFNTGIWNYDAYNTIVSDFLVLPDNRIFMAGDASGAGWGGVALSEDDGATFPTVLNSGLIINCAIRLAVDKPGRILMHDFYFLNRSIDTIVTGVEKHPDAHQSFVSCYPNPFGTYTIFRSASPSVLKAKLYGMAGNYIKSFEIPPLGEYRLDAGTLPAGMYFVKLQSGNNIQTIKLIHY; translated from the coding sequence ATGAAAACGTTCACTCTATTGAAAGCCCGTTTACGCAATATGATGAAACTAACACTACTGCTGCTGCTTACCATTACAGGATATACCGCCACAGCCCAGGATTTCTGGGAGCAGGTTGACAGTTGCGGAGGTGGTTCAATATTTGATATATTAGTTGATCCGCAAGGCAGAATTTATTTGATACATTATGATGTAAATGGTGGAGTTTATCGCAGCGATGATAACGGCTTAACCTGGCAGGCAAAAAATAATGGGCTCCCCAATCCGACAGTAATGTCTATTACTTTTAAACAGGATAGTACAATATTTATAGCAGCTAATTATGGTGTTTACCGTTCGCGTGACCTTGGTGAAAGCTGGCAATGGATGTATGACGCATCACAACAAAGCTGGCAATACAGCACCATTGAGTTTGGATACGACAGTGTTTTATTGGTAAGCGGCGGAAGGGAAAATGGCATTTTGCGCTCCACCGATGACGGCGAAACCTGGGAGGTAGTGCTGAATCTTTACAACGACGATTACTGGGAATATGTAACCTATATACTGTTTGGTCCCAATAATGTGATTTATGCCTGTTCGCGGTTTACCAACAACTGGAGCAACGAAAATCCGAAAGTGTATTATTCAACCGACTTTGGAAAAACCTGGGCGGTATTATTAGATCCGCAGGAACCCGCAGGATTCATTACTCTGACATTTAACAATGCAGGCAAGCTGATGGTAGGAGCGTTTGATGCAATCTATACATACGACTTCAATACAGGCATCTGGAATTATGATGCATATAACACCATCGTAAGCGATTTCCTGGTTTTGCCAGATAATCGTATATTTATGGCAGGCGATGCAAGTGGTGCCGGCTGGGGAGGGGTTGCCCTTTCGGAAGACGACGGGGCTACTTTCCCCACTGTCCTGAACAGCGGTTTAATAATCAATTGTGCCATAAGGCTTGCTGTAGATAAACCAGGCAGAATACTTATGCATGATTTTTACTTTTTAAACAGGAGCATAGATACCATTGTTACAGGTGTAGAGAAACATCCTGATGCCCATCAATCCTTCGTAAGCTGTTATCCCAATCCTTTCGGAACTTATACCATCTTCCGGTCAGCATCCCCGTCGGTACTAAAAGCAAAGCTATATGGTATGGCTGGCAATTACATTAAAAGTTTTGAAATACCTCCTTTAGGCGAATACCGT